Proteins encoded together in one Papaver somniferum cultivar HN1 unplaced genomic scaffold, ASM357369v1 unplaced-scaffold_117, whole genome shotgun sequence window:
- the LOC113329942 gene encoding putative receptor-like protein kinase At4g00960 isoform X1, with translation MVIRNKKVGCLNLVSISFICLLFSVSNLLITIKYTTAQAFYPFCLGDSNYTINSTFQTNLNHLLASLSNPVDNSIIKNGYFRNATVGQSPDTVYGSAQCRGDVTLDACQTCAKVATQEIKGENGCPNSKQAIIRLDHCMLRYSNQYYFNSMQAEPRQPFLSDESVTDRDRFRPILANLLKRIATEAVVNKGITNFGIGDANYTNGTRIYGLVQCTADIPPLSCYNCLVGAISYLPNCCDGSRGARVISPSCSIRYEFYPFLNSTITPSPPSSMDPTPSNANRKNSSKIAVIIGVMSAIVVVLSATAVWLLWRKKTKTKKLDYMKDEILTTESLQLNFAIVSAATDDFSEANKLGEGGFGSVYKGTLADSWQEIAVKRLSKNSGQGEQEFKNEVTLVAKLQHRNLVKLVGFSLAGEEKLLVYDFMPNGSLDGFLFDPVKCTQLDWERRYNIVAGVARGLLYLHEESRLKIIHRDLKASNILLDVDMNPKIADFGMARLFGHHQIQDNTNRIVGTHGYMAPEYVVRGEFSVKSDVFSFGVLVLEILCGQRNRSFHSSDIAGDLLSYAWTHWNNGSAIEILDPTLKDTFSRSEAMRCIHVALLCVQEIVADRPTMPRVVQMLNNSVIGQDYIPSSPAFLADIKRHIELQGYNESVTCSVNEVTVTELYPR, from the exons atggtcATCAGAAACAAGAAGGTGGGTTGTTTGAATCTagtttcaatctcattcatctgTTTGCTGTTTTCTGTTTCTAACCTGTTGATCACCATAAAATACACAACTGCACAAGCTTTTTATCCTTTTTGTTTAGGAGATAGTAATTACACAATTAACAGTACATTTCAAACTAATCTCAATCATCTTCTTGCTTCACTATCCAATCCTGTCGACAAttcaatcataaaaaatggataCTTCCGTAACGCCACTGTTGGCCAATCCCCCGATACTGTTTACGGGTCTGCACAGTGTAGAGGTGATGTTACATTAGATGCGTGTCAAACTTGTGCTAAAGTCGCTACTCAAGAGATAAAAGGAGAAAATGGATGTCCAAATTCTAAACAAGCAATTATTCGGTTGGATCATTGTATGTTGAGGTATTCAAATCAATATTACTTTAATAGTATGCAAGCCGAACCTAGACAGCCTTTCTTGAGTGATGAAAGTGTTACCGATCGAGATCGGTTTAGACCAATCTTAGCTAATTTACTGAAACGTATAGCAACAGAAGCTGTGGTTAATAAGGGTATTACTAACTTTGGTATTGGAGATGCAAATTATACTAATGGTACAAGAATATATGGTTTAGTACAGTGTACGGCAGATATACCTCCATTGAGCTGTTATAATTGTCTTGTTGGAGCTATATCTTATTTACCAAATTGTTGTGATGGGAGTCGAGGTGCAAGAGTTATTAGTCCTAGTTGTAGTATAAGATATGAATTCTATCCTTTCTTAAATTCTACGattactccttcaccaccatcatCAATGGATCCAACACCATCAAATG CAAACCggaaaaactcctccaaaatagCTGTTATTATAGGCGTTATGTCGGCTATTGTAGTAGTACTTTCTGCCACTGCCGTTTGGTTATTATGGAGAAAGAAAACAAAGACAAAGAAGTTGGATT ACATGAAAGATGAGATTCTAACCACAGAATCCTTGCAATTAAACTTTGCTATAGTAAGTGCTGCAACAGATGATTTCTCTGAAGCTAATAAACTTGGCGAAGGTGGATTTGGATCTGTTTATAAG GGTACACTTGCAGACAGCTGGCAAGAAATAGCCGTGAAGAGGCTATCAAAAAATTCTGGACAAGGCGAACAAGAGTTCAAGAATGAAGTTACATTAGTAGCTAAACTTCAACACAGAAATCTTGTGAAGCTTGTTGGTTTCAGTCTAGCTGGTGAAGAAAAACTTCTCGTCTATGATTTCATGCCAAATGGAAGCCTTGACGGATTCCTATTTG ATCCAGTTAAATGTACACAGCTGGATTGGGAAAGACGATACAATATAGTAGCAGGGGTAGCAAGAGGACTTCTCTATCTTCACGAGGAGTCTCGACTTAAAATCATCCATCGAGATCTTAAGGCTAGCAATATATTGTTGGATGTAGACATGAATCCTAAAATTGCAGATTTTGGCATGGCTAGGCTTTTTGGCCATCACCAAATTCAAGATAATACAAACAGAATAGTCGGAACGCA TGGCTACATGGCTCCAGAATATGTTGTGCGTGGTGAATTCTCTGTGAAATCAGACGTATTTAGCTTTGGTGTCTTGGTATTAGAGATTCTTTGTGGACAAAGGAACAGAAGTTTTCATAGCTCTGATATTGCAGGGGACCTTCTAAGCTAT GCATGGACACACTGGAACAATGGATCTGCTATAGAAATATTAGATCCAACTTTGAAAGACACATTTTCTAGAAGTGAAGCGATGAGATGCATCCATGTTGCGTTATTATGTGTTCAAGAAATTGTTGCAGATAGACCAACCATGCCCAGAGTTGTCCAAATGCTTAACAACTCGGTGATTGGTCAAGATTATATACCTTCATCACCTGCATTTTTGGCTGATATTAAGAGACATATAGAGCTCCAAGGCTACAATGAATCGGTAACATGCAGCGTGAATGAAGTTACTGTTACTGAACTATACCCTCGATGA
- the LOC113329942 gene encoding cysteine-rich receptor-like protein kinase 10 isoform X2 — MVIRNKKVGCLNLVSISFICLLFSVSNLLITIKYTTAQAFYPFCLGDSNYTINSTFQTNLNHLLASLSNPVDNSIIKNGYFRNATVGQSPDTVYGSAQCRGDVTLDACQTCAKVATQEIKGENGCPNSKQAIIRLDHCMLRYSNQYYFNSMQAEPRQPFLSDESVTDRDRFRPILANLLKRIATEAVVNKGITNFGIGDANYTNGTRIYGLVQCTADIPPLSCYNCLVGAISYLPNCCDGSRGARVISPSCSIRYEFYPFLNSTITPSPPSSMDPTPSNDMKDEILTTESLQLNFAIVSAATDDFSEANKLGEGGFGSVYKGTLADSWQEIAVKRLSKNSGQGEQEFKNEVTLVAKLQHRNLVKLVGFSLAGEEKLLVYDFMPNGSLDGFLFDPVKCTQLDWERRYNIVAGVARGLLYLHEESRLKIIHRDLKASNILLDVDMNPKIADFGMARLFGHHQIQDNTNRIVGTHGYMAPEYVVRGEFSVKSDVFSFGVLVLEILCGQRNRSFHSSDIAGDLLSYAWTHWNNGSAIEILDPTLKDTFSRSEAMRCIHVALLCVQEIVADRPTMPRVVQMLNNSVIGQDYIPSSPAFLADIKRHIELQGYNESVTCSVNEVTVTELYPR, encoded by the exons atggtcATCAGAAACAAGAAGGTGGGTTGTTTGAATCTagtttcaatctcattcatctgTTTGCTGTTTTCTGTTTCTAACCTGTTGATCACCATAAAATACACAACTGCACAAGCTTTTTATCCTTTTTGTTTAGGAGATAGTAATTACACAATTAACAGTACATTTCAAACTAATCTCAATCATCTTCTTGCTTCACTATCCAATCCTGTCGACAAttcaatcataaaaaatggataCTTCCGTAACGCCACTGTTGGCCAATCCCCCGATACTGTTTACGGGTCTGCACAGTGTAGAGGTGATGTTACATTAGATGCGTGTCAAACTTGTGCTAAAGTCGCTACTCAAGAGATAAAAGGAGAAAATGGATGTCCAAATTCTAAACAAGCAATTATTCGGTTGGATCATTGTATGTTGAGGTATTCAAATCAATATTACTTTAATAGTATGCAAGCCGAACCTAGACAGCCTTTCTTGAGTGATGAAAGTGTTACCGATCGAGATCGGTTTAGACCAATCTTAGCTAATTTACTGAAACGTATAGCAACAGAAGCTGTGGTTAATAAGGGTATTACTAACTTTGGTATTGGAGATGCAAATTATACTAATGGTACAAGAATATATGGTTTAGTACAGTGTACGGCAGATATACCTCCATTGAGCTGTTATAATTGTCTTGTTGGAGCTATATCTTATTTACCAAATTGTTGTGATGGGAGTCGAGGTGCAAGAGTTATTAGTCCTAGTTGTAGTATAAGATATGAATTCTATCCTTTCTTAAATTCTACGattactccttcaccaccatcatCAATGGATCCAACACCATCAAATG ACATGAAAGATGAGATTCTAACCACAGAATCCTTGCAATTAAACTTTGCTATAGTAAGTGCTGCAACAGATGATTTCTCTGAAGCTAATAAACTTGGCGAAGGTGGATTTGGATCTGTTTATAAG GGTACACTTGCAGACAGCTGGCAAGAAATAGCCGTGAAGAGGCTATCAAAAAATTCTGGACAAGGCGAACAAGAGTTCAAGAATGAAGTTACATTAGTAGCTAAACTTCAACACAGAAATCTTGTGAAGCTTGTTGGTTTCAGTCTAGCTGGTGAAGAAAAACTTCTCGTCTATGATTTCATGCCAAATGGAAGCCTTGACGGATTCCTATTTG ATCCAGTTAAATGTACACAGCTGGATTGGGAAAGACGATACAATATAGTAGCAGGGGTAGCAAGAGGACTTCTCTATCTTCACGAGGAGTCTCGACTTAAAATCATCCATCGAGATCTTAAGGCTAGCAATATATTGTTGGATGTAGACATGAATCCTAAAATTGCAGATTTTGGCATGGCTAGGCTTTTTGGCCATCACCAAATTCAAGATAATACAAACAGAATAGTCGGAACGCA TGGCTACATGGCTCCAGAATATGTTGTGCGTGGTGAATTCTCTGTGAAATCAGACGTATTTAGCTTTGGTGTCTTGGTATTAGAGATTCTTTGTGGACAAAGGAACAGAAGTTTTCATAGCTCTGATATTGCAGGGGACCTTCTAAGCTAT GCATGGACACACTGGAACAATGGATCTGCTATAGAAATATTAGATCCAACTTTGAAAGACACATTTTCTAGAAGTGAAGCGATGAGATGCATCCATGTTGCGTTATTATGTGTTCAAGAAATTGTTGCAGATAGACCAACCATGCCCAGAGTTGTCCAAATGCTTAACAACTCGGTGATTGGTCAAGATTATATACCTTCATCACCTGCATTTTTGGCTGATATTAAGAGACATATAGAGCTCCAAGGCTACAATGAATCGGTAACATGCAGCGTGAATGAAGTTACTGTTACTGAACTATACCCTCGATGA
- the LOC113329942 gene encoding putative cysteine-rich receptor-like protein kinase 35 isoform X4, whose product MKDEILTTESLQLNFAIVSAATDDFSEANKLGEGGFGSVYKGTLADSWQEIAVKRLSKNSGQGEQEFKNEVTLVAKLQHRNLVKLVGFSLAGEEKLLVYDFMPNGSLDGFLFDPVKCTQLDWERRYNIVAGVARGLLYLHEESRLKIIHRDLKASNILLDVDMNPKIADFGMARLFGHHQIQDNTNRIVGTHGYMAPEYVVRGEFSVKSDVFSFGVLVLEILCGQRNRSFHSSDIAGDLLSYAWTHWNNGSAIEILDPTLKDTFSRSEAMRCIHVALLCVQEIVADRPTMPRVVQMLNNSVIGQDYIPSSPAFLADIKRHIELQGYNESVTCSVNEVTVTELYPR is encoded by the exons ATGAAAGATGAGATTCTAACCACAGAATCCTTGCAATTAAACTTTGCTATAGTAAGTGCTGCAACAGATGATTTCTCTGAAGCTAATAAACTTGGCGAAGGTGGATTTGGATCTGTTTATAAG GGTACACTTGCAGACAGCTGGCAAGAAATAGCCGTGAAGAGGCTATCAAAAAATTCTGGACAAGGCGAACAAGAGTTCAAGAATGAAGTTACATTAGTAGCTAAACTTCAACACAGAAATCTTGTGAAGCTTGTTGGTTTCAGTCTAGCTGGTGAAGAAAAACTTCTCGTCTATGATTTCATGCCAAATGGAAGCCTTGACGGATTCCTATTTG ATCCAGTTAAATGTACACAGCTGGATTGGGAAAGACGATACAATATAGTAGCAGGGGTAGCAAGAGGACTTCTCTATCTTCACGAGGAGTCTCGACTTAAAATCATCCATCGAGATCTTAAGGCTAGCAATATATTGTTGGATGTAGACATGAATCCTAAAATTGCAGATTTTGGCATGGCTAGGCTTTTTGGCCATCACCAAATTCAAGATAATACAAACAGAATAGTCGGAACGCA TGGCTACATGGCTCCAGAATATGTTGTGCGTGGTGAATTCTCTGTGAAATCAGACGTATTTAGCTTTGGTGTCTTGGTATTAGAGATTCTTTGTGGACAAAGGAACAGAAGTTTTCATAGCTCTGATATTGCAGGGGACCTTCTAAGCTAT GCATGGACACACTGGAACAATGGATCTGCTATAGAAATATTAGATCCAACTTTGAAAGACACATTTTCTAGAAGTGAAGCGATGAGATGCATCCATGTTGCGTTATTATGTGTTCAAGAAATTGTTGCAGATAGACCAACCATGCCCAGAGTTGTCCAAATGCTTAACAACTCGGTGATTGGTCAAGATTATATACCTTCATCACCTGCATTTTTGGCTGATATTAAGAGACATATAGAGCTCCAAGGCTACAATGAATCGGTAACATGCAGCGTGAATGAAGTTACTGTTACTGAACTATACCCTCGATGA
- the LOC113329943 gene encoding cysteine-rich receptor-like protein kinase 10 — protein MPTCNWRYEPYFFFEYTMMTPSPPQLSSPKTNSKGNNSSKLAIRIVVPSAIAIFLTIAFWFLCFWRKKSKTKKFDYVDDENPSTEYLQFNFGIVSAATDNFSEANRLGEGGFGSVYKGTLSDSWQEIAVKRLSKNSGQGEQEFKNEITLVAKLQHRNLVKLVGFSLTGEEKLLIYEFMPSGSLDQFLFDPIKRAHLDWDRRYRIIGGVARGLVYLHEESRLKIIHRDLKASNILLDIDMNPKIADFGMARLFVLDQTQASTIRIVGTHGYMAPEYIMHGKFSVKSDVFSFGVLVLEILSGHRNSSFQGSDIARNLLSYAWRLWKNGSAIELLDPTLKDRCSRSEAMKCIHVALLCVQENVADRPTMRTVVQMLNNSVISHDSPSLPGFFAGSTRHTEPPSTLSLGYSEEQVNVRSNPITEAVSWSVNEISVTELYPR, from the exons ATGCCTACTTGTAATTGGAGATATGAACCATATTTTTTCTTTGAGTATACGATGATGACTCCTTCACCACCTCAGCTATCTTCTCCTAAAACAAACT CAAAGGGAAACAACTCATCCAAACTTGCTATCAGAATAGTCGTCCCATCAGCTATCGCAATATTTCTCACCATTGCCTTTTGGTTTCTCTGTTTCTGGAGAAAGAAATCAAAGACAAAGAAGTTTGATT ATGTGGATGATGAGAATCCTAGTACAGAATACTTGCAATTCAACTTTGGTATAGTAAGTGCTGCAACAGATAATTTCTCTGAAGCTAATAGACTCGGAGAAGGTGGATTTGGATCTGTTTATAAG GGTACACTTTCAGACAGCTGGCAAGAAATAGCCGTGAAGAGGCTATCCAAGAATTCCGGACAAGGTGAGCAAGAGTTCAAGAATGAAATTACCTTGGTAGCTAAACTTCAACACCGAAATCTTGTGAAGCTCGTTGGTTTCAGTCTAACCGGTGAAGAAAAACTTCTCATCTACGAATTCATGCCAAGTGGAAGCCTTGACCAATTCTTATTCG ATCCGATTAAACGTGCACATCTGGATTGGGACCGACGATACAGGATAATTGGAGGTGTAGCAAGAGGACTAGTCTATCTCCATGAGGAGTCTCGGCTTAAAATCATCCATCGAGATCTCAAAGCAAGTAATATATTATTAGACATAGACATGAATCCTAAAATTGCAGATTTCGGCATGGCAAGGCTTTTTGTCCTTGACCAAACTCAAGCTAGTACAATCAGAATTGTTGGAACTCA TGGCTACATGGCTCCGGAGTACATAATGCATGGAAAATTCTCTGTGAAATCAGACGTTTTTAGTTTTGGTGTCTTAGTTTTAGAGATTCTTAGTGGACACAGGAATAGCTCTTTTCAAGGATCAGATATTGCTCGGAACCTTTTGAGCTAT GCATGGAGACTTTGGAAAAATGGATCTGCTATAGAGTTATTAGATCCAACTTTGAAGGACAGATGTTCTAGAAGTGAAGCGATGAAATGCATCCATGTTGCGTTATTATGTGTTCAAGAAAATGTTGCAGATAGACCCACGATGCGTACAGTTGTTCAAATGCTCAACAATTCTGTGATCAGTCACGATTCACCATCACTACCTGGATTTTTTGCTGGTAGTACTAGGCATACAGAGCCCCCGTCGACCTTAAGCCTGGGATACAGTGAAGAACAAGTAAATGTGAGGTCCAATCCAATCACCGAAGCAGTAAGTTGGAGCGTGAATGAAATTTCAGTCACCGAATTATACCCTCGATGA
- the LOC113329942 gene encoding putative cysteine-rich receptor-like protein kinase 35 isoform X3 gives MSAIVVVLSATAVWLLWRKKTKTKKLDYMKDEILTTESLQLNFAIVSAATDDFSEANKLGEGGFGSVYKGTLADSWQEIAVKRLSKNSGQGEQEFKNEVTLVAKLQHRNLVKLVGFSLAGEEKLLVYDFMPNGSLDGFLFDPVKCTQLDWERRYNIVAGVARGLLYLHEESRLKIIHRDLKASNILLDVDMNPKIADFGMARLFGHHQIQDNTNRIVGTHGYMAPEYVVRGEFSVKSDVFSFGVLVLEILCGQRNRSFHSSDIAGDLLSYAWTHWNNGSAIEILDPTLKDTFSRSEAMRCIHVALLCVQEIVADRPTMPRVVQMLNNSVIGQDYIPSSPAFLADIKRHIELQGYNESVTCSVNEVTVTELYPR, from the exons ATGTCGGCTATTGTAGTAGTACTTTCTGCCACTGCCGTTTGGTTATTATGGAGAAAGAAAACAAAGACAAAGAAGTTGGATT ACATGAAAGATGAGATTCTAACCACAGAATCCTTGCAATTAAACTTTGCTATAGTAAGTGCTGCAACAGATGATTTCTCTGAAGCTAATAAACTTGGCGAAGGTGGATTTGGATCTGTTTATAAG GGTACACTTGCAGACAGCTGGCAAGAAATAGCCGTGAAGAGGCTATCAAAAAATTCTGGACAAGGCGAACAAGAGTTCAAGAATGAAGTTACATTAGTAGCTAAACTTCAACACAGAAATCTTGTGAAGCTTGTTGGTTTCAGTCTAGCTGGTGAAGAAAAACTTCTCGTCTATGATTTCATGCCAAATGGAAGCCTTGACGGATTCCTATTTG ATCCAGTTAAATGTACACAGCTGGATTGGGAAAGACGATACAATATAGTAGCAGGGGTAGCAAGAGGACTTCTCTATCTTCACGAGGAGTCTCGACTTAAAATCATCCATCGAGATCTTAAGGCTAGCAATATATTGTTGGATGTAGACATGAATCCTAAAATTGCAGATTTTGGCATGGCTAGGCTTTTTGGCCATCACCAAATTCAAGATAATACAAACAGAATAGTCGGAACGCA TGGCTACATGGCTCCAGAATATGTTGTGCGTGGTGAATTCTCTGTGAAATCAGACGTATTTAGCTTTGGTGTCTTGGTATTAGAGATTCTTTGTGGACAAAGGAACAGAAGTTTTCATAGCTCTGATATTGCAGGGGACCTTCTAAGCTAT GCATGGACACACTGGAACAATGGATCTGCTATAGAAATATTAGATCCAACTTTGAAAGACACATTTTCTAGAAGTGAAGCGATGAGATGCATCCATGTTGCGTTATTATGTGTTCAAGAAATTGTTGCAGATAGACCAACCATGCCCAGAGTTGTCCAAATGCTTAACAACTCGGTGATTGGTCAAGATTATATACCTTCATCACCTGCATTTTTGGCTGATATTAAGAGACATATAGAGCTCCAAGGCTACAATGAATCGGTAACATGCAGCGTGAATGAAGTTACTGTTACTGAACTATACCCTCGATGA